GCTTGTCGATCCCCAGCAGACGGCCATGGCGGACCACGCGACGCAGCAACCGGCGCAGGATGTAGCCGCGGCCCAGATTGCTGGCCGTGACGCCATCGCTGATTAACTGCGTCACAGCGCGGCTGTGGTCGCCGATCACCTTGAGCGAGGTCTTGCCCTTGTCGTCGAGCTGGTGGTAGTCGACACCAGCCAGATCGGCTGCCGATTCAATCAGCGGAAAAATCAGATCGGTTTCGTAATTATTAGGAACCTTCTGCAGGATCTGAGCCATACGCTCCAGACCCATCCCCGTATCGATGTTGCGATTCGCCAGCGGTGTGAGTGTGCCCTCCGCATCACGATTCGACTGCATGAACACCAGGTTGTAAAACTCGATGAAACGGTCGTCGTCTTCAAGGTCGATTCCTTCATCGCCGAGTTCGGGCTTGAAGTCGTAATAAATCTCCGAGCAAGGACCACAGGGTCCTGTTGGGCCTGAGGCCCAGAAGTTATCGGCTTCATCCATGCGGATGATGCGCTTCGGATTGACGCCGACAACATCACGCCAGATCTGCTCGGCTTCATCGTCTTCCCGGAAGACGCTGACCACCAGATTCTTGGGATCCAAGCCGTAGATGACGGTGCTCAACTCCCAGGCCCACTCAATCGCCTGCTGCTTGAAGTAATCCCCAAAAGAGAAGTTGCCCAGCATCTCGAAGAAGGTGTGGTGCCGGGCAGTGCGACCCACGTTCTCGATGTCGTTGGTGCGAATGCACTTCTGACTGCTGGTCGCACAGGGGGCAGGCCGTTGCTGCTGACCGAGAAAGATCGGCTTGAACGGCAACATTCCCGCGATCGTGAGCAGAACCGTGGGATCCTCAGGCACGAGTGAGGCACTGGCCATACGCCTGTGACCACGCTGCTCATAGAAAGCCAGGAACGCTTCGCGGATCTCCGCACCGGTGCGGGGAGCAGCTGCCTCGTTTCGCGACGATCGTGCAACAGCCATGGCGGGTTCGGGCTTGAACAGCAGGTCCTGCAGCCATGATCGCCTTTGAGCTGCCACCGACGTTGGCCGACAGCACCTCCGAGCAGAGTCGCGCAGTGTTGAGGCTGCGCTCCCTGAGCTGGGCCCTGGTCGCCGGATTGGCGGCGGGGCTGCTCAGCCTGTCCTTCGGGGTTGATCAGGCGGTTCGATCCACAGGCTGCGGCCTGTTTTACGGACTACTGGCCTTCCACCTTGAGCGTGTGGATCCGGAGGACTCCCACCTGCAGGCTGGACTGGTGGGAGCCGTCTGCGGAATACGCAGTTTGGGAATGTGCCTGCCACCCCCTTGGGCAGATGCTGATTCCCTGGCATCATTAATGCAGGATCTCGTTATGGGGTGGTTGCCGTTGATCGGCTGCTCGCTCCTGCTTCACGGAACCCAACGCATGTTGTCTGCGTCGCGGCCATGAGCCTGCTGCACGCCACCTGGCTTCCGGCCATTCGTACCCCCAGCAGCTCCGGTCGAGCTGCTCTGCTCGTGTGGGCTGACACCTGGCGTGTGGCAGAGCCGATGGGACCGGGCGCGACCCCCGCGATTCACCCCTTCACCCTCAGCACCGAGGATCTGCGCGCCTGGCTCACGGAACGCGACATGCTGCCCGGCGGAATCATCGATGCAACGGCCTGCCTCACCCTGCCAAGTCGCAGCGTTAAACCGAAACGCAAGCGCTCAGCGACGGCAGAGGCATCCTCCGAGGACGACCCACCGTGGTGCGGTCTGCCACTGCAGGCCGGGGAACCCATTCCCAAAACCACCGAATGGTGGCCCTGGCAGGTGCAGGGGTTGGCCATCGAACCCATGGCCGCCACTGAATGGCTGGCCAAGCTGCCTCTTTCAGGTCGTCATCCGGATCTGGCGGATGAGCTGCGCTGGTGGAGCCACATGCAGCGCTGGGCCCTGAGCCTGGTGGCGCGAGGCCGCTGGCTACCCCAGGTGGAGCTGAGCAAGGGCGAGGGCTACCCCCACCGAGCTCGCTGGGTGCCGCTGCTCAATCGCGAGGAAGACCGGCGCCGGCTCGAGGACCTGGCGGCGGGACTACCCCTGGTTGCCACCTGCGCCCTGCCCTGGCGCGAACCGACAGGCCGACGCAGCAACCGCATGACCAGGCTGCGACCTGAAGCGATGCGAGCCGCCAATCCCGTGGCCTGCTGTCGACCCCGCAGCGGCCGGCTGCGCGTGGCCACCCTGCTGGAGGATCTGCTGGATGCGCAACTGCGCAAAGGCTTCGACCCTGCTCAGGAAGGCCTTGACCCACTGCTCTGCGCCTGGGAAGACGCTCTCAGTTCTGAAACCGGCGTCATCAATCTCAATGATGAAGAGGCCGAGCGTCTGGCCACCGCCAGCCACCACTGGCGAGAGGGTGTGGCAGGCAATGTTGCTCCAGCACGAGCTTGCCTCGAACTGGCCACGCCGGCGGAGGGTGAAGATCTCTGGCCCTTGCGCTTCTTCCTGCAGGCCGAGTCGGATCCCACACTGAAGCTGCCGGCGAGTGCGGCCTGGGCTGCAGGCCCCCGGGGTCTTCAGCTGGGAGAGATTCCCGTGGAGCATCCGAGCGAAGTGCTCCTGGAAGGCATGGGCCGGGCCTTGACGGTGTTCGCACCGATCGAGCGAGGCCTCGAGAGCGCAACACCGGAAGCGATGCAGCTCACCCCTGCCGAAGCCTTCGTGCTCGTGCGCACTGCAGCACGCCAGCTTCGCGATGTGGGTGTTGGCGTCGATCTACCACCCAGCCTTTCAGGCGGACTGGCCAGCCGACTGGGACTGGCGATCAAGGCGGAACTGCCCGAGCGTTCCCGAGGCTTCACCCTGGGTGAGAGCCTCGACTGGAGCTGGGAGCTGATGATCGGTGGCGTCACGCTCACCCTGCGCGAATTGGAACGCCTGAGTGGCAAACGCAGCCCGCTGGTGCGTCACAAGGGAGCCTGGATTGAACTGCGCCCCAATGACCTCAAGAACGCTGAACGCTTCTGCAGCGCCAATCCTGAGCTCAGTCTGGATGACGCCCTGCGGCTGACTGCAACCGAGGGCGACACGCTGATGCGTCTTCCCGTGCACGCCTTCGATGCCGGCCCCCGGCTTCAGGCGGTCCTTGAGCAGTACCACCAGCAGAAATCACCCGATCCACTGCCGGCACCTGAAGGATTCTGTGGACAATTGCGGCCGTATCAGGAACGTGGGCTGGGCTGGCTCGCCTTCCTGCACCGTTTTGACCAGGGTGCCTGTCTGGCCGATGACATGGGACTGGGCAAAACGATCCAGCTGCTGGCCTTCCTGCAACACCTCAAGGTGGAACAGGAACTGAAGAAGCCCGTGCTGCTGGTGGCACCCACATCGGTGCTGACCAACTGGAAACGGGAGGCCGCAGCTTTCACGCCTGAGCTCAACGTGCATGAGCACTACGGCCCCAGACGGCCCACGACTCTGGCCGCTCTCAGAAAGGCTTTAAAGGATGTCGACCTCGTGCTCACCAGTTACGGACTGGTGCAGCGGGACATCGATCTGCTGGAGAGCTTCGACTGGCAGGGAACAGTAATCGATGAAGCTCAGGCCATCAAGAACCCCTCGGCCAAGCAGAGCCAGGCCACACGCGATCTGGCCCGCACTCGCAAGGGCACCCGCTTTCGCATCGCCCTCACCGGCACGCCCGTGGAGAACAGGGTGAGTGAATTGTGGGCACTGATGGATTTCCTCAACCCAAGGGTTCTGGGCGAGGAGGAATTCTTCCGCCAGCGCTATCGAATGCCGATCGAACGCTATGGCGACATGTCGTCTTTGCGTGACCTCAAATCGCGTGTGGGACCGTTCATCCTGAGGCGTTTGAAGACCGACAAGGCAATCATCTCTGATCTGCCCGAGAAGGTGGAACTGAGCGAATGGGTTGGTCTGAGCAAGGAACAGAAGTCGCTCTATGCCAAGACCGTCGAGGACACCCTCGACGCCATCGCCCGCGCTCCGAGGGGTAAACGCCATGGACAGGTGTTGGGACTGCTGACCCGCCTGAAACAGATCTGCAACCATCCCGCCCTTGCTCTCAAGGAGAAGGAGGCAAGCGAGGATTTCTTACAGCGTTCCGCGAAGCTGCAAAGGCTCGAACAGATTCTCGAAGAAGTGATCGAGGCCGGCGACCGCGCTCTGCTGTTCACCCAGTTCGCGGAATGGGGAACGTTGCTGAGGGAATATCTGCAACGCCGCTGGCGCAGCGAGGTGCCCTTCCTCAGCGGTAGCACCAGCAAGACTGAGCGGCAGGCCATGGTCGATCGCTTTCAGGAAGATCCCCGCGGACCACAGCTGTTCCTGCTCTCACTCAAGGCCGGTGGCGTGGGCCTCAATCTCACCCGTGCCAGCCATGTGTTCCACATCGATCGCTGGTGGAACCCGGCGGTGGAGAACCAAGCCACAGACAGGGCTTATCGCATTGGACAAAACAACCGCGTGATGGTGCACAAGTTCATCACCAGCGGTTCAGTGGAAGAGAAAATTGACCGGATGATCCGCGAGAAGTCCAGACTGGCGGAAGACATCGTGGGCTCCGGCGAGGAATGGCTCGGAGGACTCGAAATGGGCCAGCTCAAGGAGTTGGTGAGCCTGGAAGACAATCCCTCCTGACGCAATGACCATCACCCCTAACAGCAGCGGCATCAATACCTCACTGAGTGACGAGGGGCTCGGGCAACAACCTTGGTGGGTTGAACAGTGGATGGAGCTGATCAACTCCTACCGCTTCAAAAAACGCCTGGAACGGGCCTGGACCTACGCCCGTGAAGGACATGTGACTTCAATTCGCTTCGAGGGGCGACGGGTTCATGCCCGTGTTCAGGGAACCGATGAAGACCCTTACAAAGTGAAGCTCTGGCTGGATGTGCTGAGCGATGAGGACTGGGGCTTCGTGCTGGAAGCACTCACACAAAAAGCCCGCTGGTCGGCACAGCTTCTGGCCGGAATCATGCCGGCAGACATCGAACGTGCCTTTGCGGCCAGTGGCCGACGGCTCTTCCCCTTCAAGCTGCAGGAGGTGCGCAGTGAATGCAGCTGTCCGGACAAGGCCAATCCCTGCAAGCACATCAGTGCGGTGTACTTCCTCATGGGAGAACGCTTCAGTGAAGACCCGTTCGTGCTGTTTCAGCTGAGGGGGCGCACGCGCACGAAACTGCTGGAAAACCTCGCAGAACATCGGCTCAAGGCCCTGCAGGCCAGGGCTGAACAGGCAAAGGCTGCGAGCAAATCAACGCCATCCGCGGATGGCGGCGGGTCAAACCCGGACGACACCATCAAGCCGCCGCATCCAGCGGTCCTGGACCCCACGCTCTGGTGGCGTTACGAGGCCAACCTCGACGGTGATCTGGTGGTGATCACCCCCGCAATGGAAGGAGACACAGGCCTTGATGCGGCAGGTGATCTTCCCCTGGCAGAAGAGCCACGCTTCCCAGAATCAAGACCTCGCTTCCTTCAGCACCTGCGCGATCAGGGTCAGGCCCTGGCACAGCGGGCCATGCTGGAAGCGATGGCAGCCGGTGGCTGAATCAGCGCCCTGGCAGACGCCGGCATCCCAGCGCCTGATCAGCAGGCTGATGCTGTCTCACCAACGGGGCTTCAAGCGGCCACTGCTGACCTGTGGCGACCCAGCCAAGGACCTGTTCAGCAGCGAGATGGCCGTTCTCGCTCACGACAACAGCCCTGATCCTCTGCTGATTTATGCCAATGCCACCGCTCTGCGCCTTTGGGAGCGGTCTTGGCAGGAGATGATCGGCATGCCCTCCCGTTGCACGGCGGAGGAAGGAGCTCGCGAGCAACGAGCTTCCGCCCTGCAACGGGCGCAGCAACAGGACGCTTTCGAAGGTTATAGCGGCGTTAGAGTGTCACGAACAGGGCAACGATTCATGATCAACAACGCAAGAATCTGGACCTTCCGGGATGACCAAGGCCGCAACTGTGGCCAAGCGGCAGCATTCTCAAGTTGGCGCTGGCTGTGAGTGACATGTGTTGATGTTCGGTTGTTGCGACTGCCCCTTCGCAACAACCGAACCCGGTGGTCTAGACCGAACAGAATCGGGCGGTTGCCCCCCTACTAAGAGTCAATCAAACCGCACATATTGGCGATGTGGGTGATGCCAACACCCCATCAACATCACTCTTCAGGAGTTACCCATGATCACCCTGCGTCAATCACCATTTGATCTGTTCGAGCGTCTCGACCAACAGCTTTCACAAGTCGAGCGTGTACCAGCCGCCGAAATTCACGAAACCGAAGATCACTACTCCATTCGCCTGGAACTGCCTGGCGTGACTCACGACAGCATCGACGTGAAAGCCAGCGATCGCAGTCTCAGCGTCAGCGCTGAGCGTCTGAATCCTCAGGCCAATGCAGCCGATGTGGCCGAAGCGTCGACAGACAACACCCTGCTCAGCGAGTTTCGCTACGGCAACTGGAGCCGCAGCTTTCGCTTCGCCCATTCCCTTGACCGCGATGCACTGCGGGCCAGCTACCGCGATGGCATCCTCACGATCGAGGCTCCCAAAACGGACAACCGCACCACCGTGTCGGTGAAGGTGGAAAACTGAGACCCAAGTCAGCACCAGGATCAAGAGAACGATTCAGCCCTCTGCCAAGGCAGGGGGCTTTTTTGATTGCGAAAACAGGGTCAGGCAGAGACTGATCGATAGCCTTCCCTGGATCAGCGTCGTCTCATCGGCGACCAAAGCAGGAGCACGTCATGCAACGTCGGCAGCTGCTCCGGACCAGCGGGCAAGCGCTCGCCGCTGCAGCCGGAGCCGGAGCACTGAGCGCCTGCACGATTCGTCGTGCTGAAACCGGTCGCGGCAGTGGCCTTCCCCAGGTGCGCTGGCGGATGGCGACAAGCTGGCCGGTCTCACTCGACACCATCTACGGAGGTGCCGAAACCATCTGCGAACAGGTGAAGGCGATGAGTGGCGGAGGGTTCACGATCGAACCGTTTGCCGCCGGTGAAATCGTTCCCGGGCTCGAAGTGCTGGATGCGGTTCAAGCTGGCTCCGTGGAATGCGGCCATACAGCCAGCTACTACTACGTGGGCAAGAATCCCGCGTTCGCCTTTGGCACCGCCGTGCCTTTCGGGCTCACCGCCCAGCAACAGAATGCCTGGCTCTATCAGGGAGGCGGCAATGAGGCGATGGACGCCTTGTTCGCCGATTTCGGCGCCAAGAGCTTCCCTGCCGGAAATACGGGCGGTCAACTTGGCGGCTGGTTCAAACGACCTGTCGACAATCTGGCGTCCCTGAAAGGCCTGAAGATGCGCATCCCAGGACTTGGAGGCAAAGTGATGGCCAGCCTTGGGGTGAACGTTCAGGTCTTGCCAGGTGGCGAGATCTATCTGGCACTGGAACGGGGAGCCATTGACGCCGCAGAGTTCACCGGCCCCTACGACGACGAGAAGCTCGGCCTCCCCAAAGCAGCGAAGTACTACTACTACCCAGGCTGGTGGGAACCTGGGCCGAGCCTGACCGCGCTGGTGAACCGCAGTGCCTGGGACAAACTTCCTGAGGAGTATCAGGCCATGTTCAGCACGGCTTGTTATCAGGCCAATCTGGGCATGCTCAGCAAATACGAACAGCGCAACAGTGAGGCGCTGCTGAGACTCAGGCGACAGGGAATCAAACTTGAGGCCTACAGCAACGACATCCTCGAAGCAGCCAAGGAAGCCACCAGCGTCCTGTTCGCGGATCTTGCAGCTGGCGATGCCGGCTTCCGAGATTTACTGGAGCGCTGGCGTCTGTTCCAGAAGGAAACCCTGAACTGGAATCGCATTAATGAACTGCCGCTGGTGAAGTTCAACACCAGCGCCGAGGGAGGTGAAGGATGAGCGAACCTCTCTCCGGTGTGGTGCGCCTGTTGGATCGCATCAATGCCGCAGCGGCCTGGCTGGCGCGCTGGTCCGTGCTGCTGATGCTGGCCATCGGAATCTGGAACGTTGTCGGCCGCTATCTCGGTTCAGCCATCGGCATCAATCTCAGCTCCAACGGTCTGATCGAGGCTCAGTGGTATCTGTTCGATCTGATCTTCCTGCTCGGCCTCGGCTGGACCCTGCAGAAACAGGGCCATGTGCGTGTGGATGTGCTGCAGAGCCGCTGGTCAC
Above is a window of Synechococcus sp. BIOS-E4-1 DNA encoding:
- a CDS encoding DEAD/DEAH box helicase, which gives rise to MSLLHATWLPAIRTPSSSGRAALLVWADTWRVAEPMGPGATPAIHPFTLSTEDLRAWLTERDMLPGGIIDATACLTLPSRSVKPKRKRSATAEASSEDDPPWCGLPLQAGEPIPKTTEWWPWQVQGLAIEPMAATEWLAKLPLSGRHPDLADELRWWSHMQRWALSLVARGRWLPQVELSKGEGYPHRARWVPLLNREEDRRRLEDLAAGLPLVATCALPWREPTGRRSNRMTRLRPEAMRAANPVACCRPRSGRLRVATLLEDLLDAQLRKGFDPAQEGLDPLLCAWEDALSSETGVINLNDEEAERLATASHHWREGVAGNVAPARACLELATPAEGEDLWPLRFFLQAESDPTLKLPASAAWAAGPRGLQLGEIPVEHPSEVLLEGMGRALTVFAPIERGLESATPEAMQLTPAEAFVLVRTAARQLRDVGVGVDLPPSLSGGLASRLGLAIKAELPERSRGFTLGESLDWSWELMIGGVTLTLRELERLSGKRSPLVRHKGAWIELRPNDLKNAERFCSANPELSLDDALRLTATEGDTLMRLPVHAFDAGPRLQAVLEQYHQQKSPDPLPAPEGFCGQLRPYQERGLGWLAFLHRFDQGACLADDMGLGKTIQLLAFLQHLKVEQELKKPVLLVAPTSVLTNWKREAAAFTPELNVHEHYGPRRPTTLAALRKALKDVDLVLTSYGLVQRDIDLLESFDWQGTVIDEAQAIKNPSAKQSQATRDLARTRKGTRFRIALTGTPVENRVSELWALMDFLNPRVLGEEEFFRQRYRMPIERYGDMSSLRDLKSRVGPFILRRLKTDKAIISDLPEKVELSEWVGLSKEQKSLYAKTVEDTLDAIARAPRGKRHGQVLGLLTRLKQICNHPALALKEKEASEDFLQRSAKLQRLEQILEEVIEAGDRALLFTQFAEWGTLLREYLQRRWRSEVPFLSGSTSKTERQAMVDRFQEDPRGPQLFLLSLKAGGVGLNLTRASHVFHIDRWWNPAVENQATDRAYRIGQNNRVMVHKFITSGSVEEKIDRMIREKSRLAEDIVGSGEEWLGGLEMGQLKELVSLEDNPS
- a CDS encoding SWIM zinc finger family protein, which produces MTITPNSSGINTSLSDEGLGQQPWWVEQWMELINSYRFKKRLERAWTYAREGHVTSIRFEGRRVHARVQGTDEDPYKVKLWLDVLSDEDWGFVLEALTQKARWSAQLLAGIMPADIERAFAASGRRLFPFKLQEVRSECSCPDKANPCKHISAVYFLMGERFSEDPFVLFQLRGRTRTKLLENLAEHRLKALQARAEQAKAASKSTPSADGGGSNPDDTIKPPHPAVLDPTLWWRYEANLDGDLVVITPAMEGDTGLDAAGDLPLAEEPRFPESRPRFLQHLRDQGQALAQRAMLEAMAAGG
- a CDS encoding MEKHLA domain-containing protein, encoding MAESAPWQTPASQRLISRLMLSHQRGFKRPLLTCGDPAKDLFSSEMAVLAHDNSPDPLLIYANATALRLWERSWQEMIGMPSRCTAEEGAREQRASALQRAQQQDAFEGYSGVRVSRTGQRFMINNARIWTFRDDQGRNCGQAAAFSSWRWL
- a CDS encoding Hsp20/alpha crystallin family protein codes for the protein MITLRQSPFDLFERLDQQLSQVERVPAAEIHETEDHYSIRLELPGVTHDSIDVKASDRSLSVSAERLNPQANAADVAEASTDNTLLSEFRYGNWSRSFRFAHSLDRDALRASYRDGILTIEAPKTDNRTTVSVKVEN
- a CDS encoding TRAP transporter substrate-binding protein, with protein sequence MQRRQLLRTSGQALAAAAGAGALSACTIRRAETGRGSGLPQVRWRMATSWPVSLDTIYGGAETICEQVKAMSGGGFTIEPFAAGEIVPGLEVLDAVQAGSVECGHTASYYYVGKNPAFAFGTAVPFGLTAQQQNAWLYQGGGNEAMDALFADFGAKSFPAGNTGGQLGGWFKRPVDNLASLKGLKMRIPGLGGKVMASLGVNVQVLPGGEIYLALERGAIDAAEFTGPYDDEKLGLPKAAKYYYYPGWWEPGPSLTALVNRSAWDKLPEEYQAMFSTACYQANLGMLSKYEQRNSEALLRLRRQGIKLEAYSNDILEAAKEATSVLFADLAAGDAGFRDLLERWRLFQKETLNWNRINELPLVKFNTSAEGGEG